The following proteins come from a genomic window of Ailuropoda melanoleuca isolate Jingjing chromosome 2, ASM200744v2, whole genome shotgun sequence:
- the SLC19A3 gene encoding LOW QUALITY PROTEIN: thiamine transporter 2 (The sequence of the model RefSeq protein was modified relative to this genomic sequence to represent the inferred CDS: inserted 2 bases in 1 codon) → MDCFKASPSRSWIYPTVILCLFGFFSMMRPSEPFVIPYLSGPDKNLTSSEITNEIFPVWTYSYLALLLPVFVLTDYVRYKPVIILQGIAFVVTWLLLLFGQGVKAMQVVEFFYGMVTATEVAYYAYIYSVVSPEHYQKVSGYCRSVTLVAYTAASVLAQLLVSLASLSYFHLNVISLVSVSVTFLLSLLLPMPKKSMFFHAKSSKEVQKPPNKNVALDGPYKVSAPGGEEKPTSEIPTISGNLDGGPVSSPMPRNVVWSVFVQWFQDLKECYSSKRLFYWSLWWAFSTAGFNQXLNYVQILWDYKAPSQSSAVYNGAVEAIATFGGAVAAFAVGYVKVNWDLLGELALAFFSIFSAGSLFLMHYTTDIWACYAGYLIFKSSYMLLITIAVFQIAVNLSVERYALVFGMNTFVALVIQTIMTVIVVDQKGLNLPISIQFLVYGSYFVVIAAIFLMRSMYIIYLTKCQKQAQSSAASQTPDEPRPEGLKNVITGTKL, encoded by the exons ATGGATTGTTTCAAAGCCTCACCAAGTCGTTCCTGGATTTATCCCACCGTGATCCTGTGCTTATTTGGATTTTTCTCCATGATGAGACCCTCAGAACCCTTCGTTATCCCATATTTATCTGGACCAGATAAAAACCTGACCAGCTCAGAG ATCACAAATGAGATCTTTCCGGTTTGGACATACTCATACCTGGCGCTGCTGCTGCCCGTGTTCGTCCTCACCGATTACGTCCGCTACAAGCCCGTCATCATCCTGCAAGGGATCGCCTTCGTCGTCACCTGGCTGCTGCTCCTGTTTGGCCAGGGAGTGAAGGCCATGCAGGTGGTGGAATTCTTCTACGGGATGGTCACCGCCACCGAGGTGGCCTACTACGCCTACATCTACAGCGTGGTCAGCCCCGAGCACTACCAGAAGGTGAGCGGCTACTGCAGAAGCGTCACGCTCGTGGCCTACACAGCGGCCTCGGTGCTGGCCCAGCTCCTGGTGTCCCTGGCCAGCCTGTCGTACTTTCACCTCAACGTCATATCCTTGGTCTCCGTCTCTGTGACCTTTCTTTTGTCGCTTCTCCTACCGATGCCTAAGAAGAGCATGTTTTTTCATGCAAAATCCAGCAAAGAAGTACAGAAGCCACCGAATAAAAATGTGGCGTTAGATGGACCTTACAAAGTTAGCGCACCAGGCGGCGAAGAGAAACCCACTTCAGAAATACCCACCATTTCAGGGAACCTGGATGGTGGTCCGGTGAGCAGCCCGATGCCACGAAATGTGGTGTGGAGTGTTTTTGTGCAGTGGTTCCAAGATTTGAAGGAGTGCTACTCCTCGAAGCGTCTTTTTTACTGGTCCCTGTGGTGGGCCTTCTCCACAGCAGGTTTTAACCA GTTGAACTATGTTCAAATCCTGTGGGATTACAAGGCACCGTCCCAGAGTTCTGCAGTCTATAATGGGGCAGTGGAAGCTATTGCAACCTTTGGAG GGGCTGTGGCTGCCTTTGCAGTAGGCTATGTGAAAGTCAACTGGGATCTTCTGGGAGAGTTGGCTCTAGCCTTCTTCTCCATCTTTAGTGCAGGCTCTCTGTTTCTCATGCATTACACGACCGACATCTGGGCATGCTATGCTGGTTATTTGATATTCAAGTCCAGCTATATGCTTCTTATAACCATAGCAGT ATTTCAGATTGCAGTTAATCTGAGTGTGGAACGCTATGCCCTGGTGTTTGGAATGAACACCTTCGTGGCCCTGGTGATTCAGACAATTATGACAGTGATCGTAGTAGATCAGAAAGGACTCAACCTGCCAATCAGCATACAG tttttagTTTATGGGAGTTATTTTGTGGTTATTGCTGCCATTTTTCTAATGAGAAGTATGTACATCATCTACTTAACCAAATGCCAAAAGCAAGCACAGAGCTCTGCTGCAAGTCAGACTCCAGATGAGCCCCGCCCAGAGGGACTAAAGAATGTCATCACAGGAACAAAGCTTTAA